The Carassius carassius chromosome 16, fCarCar2.1, whole genome shotgun sequence genome window below encodes:
- the LOC132160004 gene encoding sarcalumenin-like, with the protein MRLFLPVCCLLPLLALATADAVESESEPLVPFQLKSEGELFNCCDGTEDLSQSSSNDTPAPNRPVCQPCGTGAHIDTTEEDVSSEDQEEEVASEEKSEELNQEETSSEEIFEEEAAEEEAEVELDESNEAVEEEVLEEAREDVKVEEISEVDSDVESQLVDEESVEEDDEEDSQTHEEIVEEEEVLQTEDEAGEEEELSQTEEEVVEEEEVLQTEDEAGEEEELSQTEEEVVEEEEVLQTEDEAGEEEELSQTEEEVVEEEEVLQTEDEAGEEEELAQTEEEVVEEEEVLQTEDEAGEEEELAQTEGEVVEEEEVLQTEDEAGEEEELAQTEEEVIEEEEVLQTDEPVEERSEEVTEEEAEEEEVVTEEEGAPEVVEEEQSVEEPEAFEEMVEAVAAEELVADVVEVAQEESVELVEPTLEQVQEDVSAPAEQTTVQEVSDDVPATKASAKVEKTTPSGPTKRDQSHIEETLRLATAEPSREFVDALRKLQHVYNTAIKPMDKAYKYNELRQHEVSDAEITSKPMVLFLGPWSVGKSSMINYLLGLDDTSQQLYTGAEPTTSEYTVLMHGEKFRTIEGIVMAADSSRSFSPLERFGQGFLEKLVGIEMPHKLLERVTFVDTPGIIENRKQQERGYPYSEVCQWFIDRADLIFLVFDPTKLDVGLELEMLFRQMKGRESQIRIILNKADSLTTQDLMRVYGALFWSMAPLINVTEPPRVYVSSFWPQDYAPDTNRDLFKREEISLLEDLNQVIENRLENKIAFIRQHGIRVRIHALLVDRYLQTYYEKLGWFSDPHEVFNDIVSDPDKFYIFKSILAKTNVSKFDLPEPEAYRDFFGVNPPSGFKLLSSYCSWSDGCLLEKIEKAITDELPALLSSLAEKREAKVEAAAETKERPPNRWRRQ; encoded by the exons ATGAGGCTTTTCCTCCCCGTCTGCTGCCTGCTGCCACTTCTGGCGCTCGCCACTGCAG ATGCAGTGGAGTCTGAGAGTGAGCCGCTTGTGCCATTCCAGCTGAAGTCTGAAGGCGAGCTGTTCAACTGCTGTGATGGCACAGAGGATCTAAGCCAAAGCTCCTCCAATGACACTCCTGCACCAAACAGACCTGTGTGCCAACCCTGTGGCACTGGTGCACACATTGACACCACGGAAGAAGATGTCAGCTCTGAGGATCAAGAGGAAGAGGTTGCTTCAGAAGAGAAATCTGAAGAGTTGAATCAAGAGGAGACCTCTTCCGAAGAGATATTTGAAGAGGAGGCAGCTGAAGAAGAGGCAGAAGTTGAGTTAGATGAATCTAATGAAGCGGTGGAGGAGGAAGTTCTTGAGGAGGCACGTGAAGATGTGAAGGTGGAGGAGATCTCAGAGGTAGACAGTGATGTAGAGTCACAATTAGTTGATGAGGAATCTGTGGAAGAAGACGACGAGGAAGATTCTCAGACCCATGAGGAGATAGTTGAGGAAGAGGAGGTTCTTCAGACTGAAGATGAAGCAGGTGAAGAAGAGGAACTTTCTCAGACTGAGGAGGAGGTAGTTGAGGAAGAAGAGGTTCTTCAGACTGAAGATGAAGCAGGTGAAGAAGAGGAACTTTCTCAGACTGAGGAGGAGGTAGTTGAGGAAGAAGAAGTTCTTCAGACTGAAGATGAAGCAGGTGAAGAAGAGGAACTTTCTCAGACTGAGGAGGAGGTAGTTGAGGAAGAAGAGGTTCTTCAGACTGAAGATGAAGCAGGTGAAGAAGAGGAACTTGCTCAGACTGAGGAGGAGGTAGTTGAGGAAGAGGAGGTTCTTCAGACTGAAGATGAAGCAGGTGAAGAAGAGGAACTTGCTCAGACTGAGGGGGAGGTAGTTGAGGAAGAGGAGGTTCTTCAGACTGAAGATGAAGCAGGTGAAGAAGAGGAACTTGCTCAGACTGAGGAGGAGGTAATTGAGGAAGAGGAAGTTCTTCAGACTGATGAGCCAGTGGAAGAGAGATCAGAAGAAGTAACAGAGGAAGAGGCTGAAGAAGAGGAAGTTGTAACAGAGGAAGAAGGAGCTCCTGAGGTTGTGGAAGAAGAACAATCTGTTGAAGAACCAGAAGCCTTTGAAGAAATGGTGGAAGCGGTAGCAGCTGAGGAACTAGTTGCAGATGTTGTTGAAGTAGCACAAGAGGAAAGTGTAGAGCTTGTGGAACCAACTCTTGAACAGGTTCAAGAAGACGTTTCTGCACCTGCTGAACAAACAACAGTGCAAGAAGTGTCAGATGATGTACCAGCAACCAAAGCCTCTGCGAAAG TGGAGAAAACAACCCCCTCAGGTCCTACCAAAAGAGATCAGTCTCACATCGAAGAGACGCTGCGTCTGGCAACAGCTGAACCTTCACGGGAATTCGTCG ATGCTCTGAGGAAGCTGCAGCATGTCTACAACACTGCAATTAAACCCATGGACAAGGCCTACAAATACAATGAGCTCCGGCAGCATGAAGTGTCAG ATGCAGAGATCACCTCTAAGCCCATGGTCTTGTTCCTGGGTCCTTGGAGCGTTGGCAAGTCTTCCATGATCAATTATCTTCTAGGTCTCGATGACACTTCACAACAGCTTTACACTG GGGCTGAGCCCACAACGTCGGAGTACACTGTACTGATGCACGGTGAGAAGTTTCGCACCATTGAGGGCATTGTCATGGCGGCAGACAGTTCCCGCTCTTTCTCACCGCTAGAGAGGTTCGGTCAGGGGTTTCTGGAAAAGCTGGTGGGAATCGAGATGCCGCACAAACTCCTGGAGCGTGTCACCTTTGTGGACACACCTGGAATCATCGAGAACCGCAAACAACAAGAGAGAG GGTACCCCTACAGTGAAGTGTGCCAGTGGTTTATCGATCGTGCTGATCTCATCTTCCTGGTGTTTGACCCGACCAAACTGGACGTCGGTTTAGAACTAGAAATGCTGTTTAGACAGATGAAGGGACGCGAGTCACAGATCCGAATCATCCTCAACAAGGCTGACAGTTTAACCACCCAGGACCTAATGCGCGTGTACGGTGCCCTCTTCTGGAGCATGGCACCCCTGATTAACGTGACAGAGCCACCACGTGTCTACGTGAGCTCATTTTGGCCGCAGGATTACGCTCCTGACACCAACAGAGATTTGTTTAAGCGTGAGGAGATCTCTCTGCTGGAGGACCTAAATCAGGTCATCGAAAACCGGCTGGAAAACAAAATCGCCTTCATCCGGCAGCACGGCATCCGTGTGCGCATCCACGCCCTCCTGGTCGACCGCTACCTGCAGACCTACTATGAGAAGCTGGGCTGGTTTAGTGACCCTCATGAGGTCTTCAACGATATTGTGAGCGACCCTGACAAATTCTACATCTTCAAGTCCATTCTGGCCAAGACCAATGTGAGTAAGTTCGACTTGCCAGAACCGGAGGCCTATCGGGACTTCTTCGGAGTCAATCCTCCCAGCGGCTTTAAGCTCCTCTCCTCATACTGCAGCTGGTCAGACGGATGCCTGCTGGAGAAGATCGAGAAGGCCATCACAGATGAGCTGCCGGCTTTGCTCAGCAGTCTGGCAGAGAAACGGGAAGCCAAGGTAGAAGCGGCTGCAGAAACCAAGGAGAGACCCCCAAACCGTTGGAGGAGACAGTAA